The Cyclobacterium amurskyense genome contains the following window.
GGACGCAAGTTCTGATATTACTAAATTACAAGATAACGAATTATCATCGGAGCACTTGGATGATGGTTACCTCTACATGGAATCATCTAATGTTCAGGTGAAAAAGAATAAAACACAATATTGTATGATGCAGGTAATGAATCCTACTTTTAGCAAAAAAATAAAAATATACAATGATCCATTTGCAAAAGAATCTGCCAGTGTTAGTTTCGCTGGAATGAAGGTTGCAGGAGGGCTAGACAAGTCCTATTATATCAAAAAAAATGGCGAAGATTTAGCGAGACGTATTAAAAAAAATGAATATAAAAAGGACATTGAAGAGCTCTTTGCCGAATGTCCAGCTGTGATTGAAAAGTATAAAGATGATCCTAAATGGGTAGATTTTGAACAATTCGTTTACGATTATTCAACGATGTGTGTGACTAAATAATCTAGTTTAATTTATTGAAAGAGGATTGTAATAGATTGGGCAATATTTAACTGATTAATTATAAACTTTGAACAATAGGCATTATTCAGTTAGGCTTCCTTTGTTATATAGGTTTTTGCTGCAAAAAAACAATTAAAATCATGGGTTCACAAATTTATCGACATAAGGCAATAGAGTTGTTTTACATTGAGAAGTAAATATTGGAAAACCAGCTATTTTAGAGTTAATACTACTAAGTAAATGCTTAGAATAAAGGAGTTGACAATTATTTTAGGTAAAGGCTTAATTTTCTATTATCTTTCTAAAAAAAATTAGACCTATATTTTTATGGAAAGTCCAATCTCCTCAAATGAATTCGATAGACTGTTAGCATTGGCCGATTACGATTTAGATAATCAAGAATTAGAAGGCCAGCTTAAAGACCTTACCAAATTGGCTGCTAAGGTAGCCGGGACGGATATTTCGCTTGTAAATTTAATTGATGCTGTAACGCAGTGGAGTGTCGCGAGTGAAGGCTTGCCTGTGATGCAATTGCCAAGAGAAGAGTCTGTTTGCCAATATACCATCATGGAAAACCACTCTCTTGAAATTAAAGACCTATCAAAAGATGAGCGATTTAAAAATAAGGTTTATGTTGCTGCAGATCCCAACCTGAGGTATTATTTAGGTGTCCCGTTGACAACCGAAGCTGGGTATAATCTTGGGGCATTGTGTGTGTTGGATACGAAATCGAGAGTTATTAGTCCTGAGAAGATTGATCTTTTGGAAATTATTGCCGGTGAGATCATGAACAGGTTAAAAATTATTAAGTCTGTAAGTGAATTGAAATCCAAGGTAAAGGATTCATTGGAGAGGCAAGAGCAAGTAGCCCATGATATCAGAGGACCAATAGGTGGAATCATAGGTTTAGCACAGATCATCAAAGAGCAAGGTGACCAAAATAAGTTGGACGATGTCCTTGAATTTATTAAAGTTATTCAAAGTAGTAGCCAATCTTTATTAGAATTGGCTGATCAAATATTGACCACGCATGATAAACAAAAACATGTCCCTGCTTTAACGAATGAGGGCGAATATACCCTCGAGATATTAAAGGAAAAGCTTGAAAATTTATATGGGGTTCAAGCCAACCAGAAAAAGGTTATATTTAATGTTGAGGTGATCGGTATGAATTTGGAAATGCGATTTCCAAAAGCAAAACTACTTCAAATAATGGGTAATCTGATTTCCAATGCTATCAAGTTTACTCCTGAAGGAGGTTCTGTTAGCATCGGAATTAGTCTTACTGAAAAAAATTACCGAAAGGAGTTGAAGTTAGAAGTAAAGGATACTGGAGCAGGAATGAAAAAAGAGCAAATTGAGGAAATTATGAGGGGAGAGGGGAAAACAACAGACGGAACAGCAGGCGAGAAAGGTTATGGTTTTGGCTTACCCTTGGTTAAACACTTAATAGACTCAATGGGAGGGGTTTTAAAAATTGATTCTAAAATAGGTGAGTTTTCAAGGTTTGAAGTAAAATTGCCTGTTTGATTTCAAAGGAGTAATTTAACCCGGATTATGTAATAGGATTTCTCCGTCCTGACCCATGTCAGGGGTGAAGCCTGTCCCGTGTTTACGGGAAGTGTTGCAATCGCAAGAAAATCAGGCTGTTTGGATATTTTAGCATAGAACCGCTATGGTGAAATTGAAAACAGCAACGAAGTGGCTGATTTTAAAGCGATTTCAGCACGTAAAAGATTGTCTATTGAATATTTTGGGTTTAACTCTCGTAAGATATTTGGAAATAAAAAAAACCTCTTTTTAGAGGTTTTTTTTATTTCTTTTGGATTAGGTTATTTTAATTAAAAGCACCCTTAAAGCCTTCCATTAATTGATCTGCCTGAGTATCTACCATAAAGGAAAGGTTTACCTTATCCCAGCTAAAAGTTACTTTTGCAACTTTATTGTCCTCTGCTGAAATGGAATAGGAAAGTCTTTCTTGTGAGTCCATGGTTTTTTCAGGACTTACTTTGATGGCCACCGCATCATCACTTGCAAGCGCAGTTGAATTTACTTTTCCATCCTGAATATAAGCGTAGATAGCATTGCCTTTACTGTTGAGATGAATGGTCCAATCACCGGACTGTGCAGGTGTAATGAATACAGAGTATTTTCCAGGGTTTACTGTTTTGCTTGCAATTTTTACTGCCGTACTGAATTCAATGGTTGTTGGTGCATTTGCACCTGCTCTCCAAGGTGTGCCATAAGGAACTAGGTCACCGAATACAGTTCTACCTTTTACTGCAGGAGAAGAGTAATCAATACTAATCTTAGTGAAACCTACATTTTGTGACACAAAGCTGGAAGGGCTTGGGGCTGGTGTTTGAATTTGGGCTTGAGCTTGTGTAGTAGCTGCAAAGACGGTTAAAATGGAAAATGCCAGAGCAAGATAAAGATATTTCATGTTTTTCATAAAATTGGTTTTTTTTGAGCGTTAAAAGGACGAAGATACAAAAGCCAAATGAAAATTCAGCTTTTTTATTTAATGATTACCCTAACAATACTTGAACCAACCTTGTAATCTCAGTTGGGAAACCTTTTATAATATTGTGATGTAATAGAAGTATAGAGTGTTCAAGTGTTATTAATTAATTAGTTTTATGTTTTGTGCTGAACTTTTAATATTTAACAAAATTTTTCTTATAGATCCCAAAATGAAAGAGCTAAGGAAAAAGTTAAATCAAGTTGGTTACCTCTTGTTGGATCCCCAATAGTTCAAGGGTTGAATTCATTGGTAATTGGAGATCTTTCTCATTGAACTTAATTTTTCCTTAAATTTTAGGGTTCTGATAAATGAGAAAAATATTGTTTGATTGAAAAAAATTTCATAGAATCATTTCATAATTGTGAAAATAGAATATAATTGATTAAATTTTAGTCATAAATTTTATAAAATGAAGAATTATTACAAATTTAAAATTTTATTTAATTAAAATTTTATTGATAAAAATGTTTTGGTTTGCACATTATAAAATGGTTTAATTAGAATATTTAAGTTACATTTATTAGTAAAGTCAGCTCATGTAGCTATGAAAAATGGTTGAAATTAAATCTACTTAAGGTTTAATTGGTTGTTTTTAAGGTAGTTAAGCTTTGAGTTGTCCTAATAAACTAGTTGTTTAAGGAAAAAATCACCTATCTTATGATCATTAACTGATTAGCATTAACGGTCCGCAGTAATTTAAAAATGAAATATTCACCTTCATATCAGGATTTAATAAATCAAATTACTGAGCTCAAAAAGCAAAATGAGCGTCTCCTATTGAATGCAAAATTAGATGGAGAAGAAGTTAAACATCAAAAAACGATCCCAATTGAAATAGGAAAGGTAATAGAATCTCAGAAATTCTCTCATTCTTTACTCAATAACATGGGGGATTCCGTTTTTGTAAAAGATGATAAAAGTAGGCTGGTCTTGGTTAATGATGCTTTTTGTGAAATGTTTAACCTTCCAAGAGAAGCAATAATTGGTAAAACACTGGCTGAAAATGTTCCACAAAATGAAAGAGAAAGTTTTTTAAAAATAGATTCAAAAGTTCTTGCTGATGGTATAGAGAATATTAATGAGGAAACCTTAACACTTAATGGAACAACAAGGATAATATCTACCAGGAAGTCACTATTTATAGATTCCAAAGGCGAAAAGTTTTTAGTAGGTGTGATTCGGGATATATCCGATCGAAAAAAAGCAGAAAATGCTTTAAAAGAAAGTGAAGAACGGTTTAGAGAACTCAATGCGACCAAAGATAAATTATTTTCCATCATAGCACATGATTTGAGAGGGCCATTTAATAATATAATAGGTGTATCAGAACTTCTGTCTAAAAATGAAATGTATTTAGAAGATGAACTATCGGGTAAATACATTAATATAATTAATTCAACGGCTAAAAGTACACTTGCTTTACTTGATAATCTATTGAATTGGGCTAAATCTCAAACGGATGAGCTGCGCATTAGACCAGAAAAAATTATTTTTCCCCAAATCATTCATGAAATAGTTAGCCTTGAAAGACCTTTGGCCATGGCCAAAGATATTAGCCTCGAATTTAGGCCTACCAAAGAATTCATTATTATTACAGATGGGAATATTTTAAAAACAGTGTTAAGAAACTTAATCTCTAATGCTATTAAATTCACCCATAGCGGCGGGAAAATAACAATTTTGACTAGCGTTGATCAAGAGAATGTTGAAATCACTATTGCTGATAATGGCGTTGGAATGAGTAAAG
Protein-coding sequences here:
- a CDS encoding GAF domain-containing sensor histidine kinase, whose amino-acid sequence is MESPISSNEFDRLLALADYDLDNQELEGQLKDLTKLAAKVAGTDISLVNLIDAVTQWSVASEGLPVMQLPREESVCQYTIMENHSLEIKDLSKDERFKNKVYVAADPNLRYYLGVPLTTEAGYNLGALCVLDTKSRVISPEKIDLLEIIAGEIMNRLKIIKSVSELKSKVKDSLERQEQVAHDIRGPIGGIIGLAQIIKEQGDQNKLDDVLEFIKVIQSSSQSLLELADQILTTHDKQKHVPALTNEGEYTLEILKEKLENLYGVQANQKKVIFNVEVIGMNLEMRFPKAKLLQIMGNLISNAIKFTPEGGSVSIGISLTEKNYRKELKLEVKDTGAGMKKEQIEEIMRGEGKTTDGTAGEKGYGFGLPLVKHLIDSMGGVLKIDSKIGEFSRFEVKLPV
- a CDS encoding DUF2911 domain-containing protein, with translation MKNMKYLYLALAFSILTVFAATTQAQAQIQTPAPSPSSFVSQNVGFTKISIDYSSPAVKGRTVFGDLVPYGTPWRAGANAPTTIEFSTAVKIASKTVNPGKYSVFITPAQSGDWTIHLNSKGNAIYAYIQDGKVNSTALASDDAVAIKVSPEKTMDSQERLSYSISAEDNKVAKVTFSWDKVNLSFMVDTQADQLMEGFKGAFN
- a CDS encoding PAS domain-containing sensor histidine kinase, with amino-acid sequence MKYSPSYQDLINQITELKKQNERLLLNAKLDGEEVKHQKTIPIEIGKVIESQKFSHSLLNNMGDSVFVKDDKSRLVLVNDAFCEMFNLPREAIIGKTLAENVPQNERESFLKIDSKVLADGIENINEETLTLNGTTRIISTRKSLFIDSKGEKFLVGVIRDISDRKKAENALKESEERFRELNATKDKLFSIIAHDLRGPFNNIIGVSELLSKNEMYLEDELSGKYINIINSTAKSTLALLDNLLNWAKSQTDELRIRPEKIIFPQIIHEIVSLERPLAMAKDISLEFRPTKEFIIITDGNILKTVLRNLISNAIKFTHSGGKITILTSVDQENVEITIADNGVGMSKETMKGLFNISSNVTFLGTLNEKGSGLGLVLSKEFVKKLNGNIEVESEKGKGSNFKISLPLNNFN